Genomic window (Nitrosophilus kaiyonis):
AAAAAAGTAAGATATGAGTTGGGAGAGTATAGTATAAAAAGATTTGAAAGTATTGATGATTCGGTTGAAGCGTATATGCTTAATTTAAATAGGCTATTTTTTTATAAAGATTTTAGAGAGAAAAGATATCAGTTAAAAAATGACAATAAAAAAATAGATGGATTAAAATTGATAGATTATTTAAAGATGTATTCTGAAAGAAGAGAGAAATATGTAAAAGATTTAAAAAAAGTGATTATTTCAAACAGTCTTTTAAATCTTGAAAATAAAAAACTTCAAGCAAAGCCATATATATTTTTAAAATATTGTGAAAATGTTACTTTATAGTATCAAAAAAATAGATTTTAAAAATAGTGATAAATATAAATTAATATATATAAATGGCAGATTTTTTTCAAATATGGACAGTTCCAAACATTTAACATTTTTAAATATATTAAAATGGAAAATCAAAAGTTTTGATTTATTTGATTTTTCTTCACAAAAAAGTTGTCTTGAAATAGACAAAAATTTAAAATCGTTAAATGATGAAAAAGATAAAATAGTTTGGCTCACACATTCAACTATTTATATTAAAGTTAATAAAAAAGATATCTTAATTGATCCAGTATTTGAAGATTTTATCGGTTATAAAAGGTATGTAAAATCTCCATATCGATATGATGATTTTAAAAATATAGATATTGTTTTAGTTTCACATTCACATTATGATCATTGTGATAAAAGATCACTTAAAAATCTCTTTATAAAATTTAATCCTTTATTTGTATTACCAAAATTTTTAAATATATTGCCAGATAAAGTAAAAAAAGTAGATCTTTTATGGTTTGAATCTGTTAATTTTGAAAATTTTAAAATTGTTTTTCTTCCTTCTTATCACTGGCGTAGAAGAGGGCTATTTGATAAAAATCGATCACTTTGGGGAAGTTTTTTAATAGATACTGGAAAAATTACAATTTACTTTGCAGGAGATAGTGGTTACAATACCCATTTTAAAGATATTGGAGAAAATTTTAATATTGATATTGCTATTTTGCCAATTGGAGCGTATAAGCCATCTTTTATTATGAGACCTAGCCATTTAAATCCAAAAGAGGCGCTTTTGGCTTTTAAGGATTTAAATGCTAAACTATTTATTCCTGTGCATTATGGGACTTTTAAACTATCAGATGAGCCATTATGTGAACCAATTGAAGTTTTGAAAAAAATAGCTAAAGATGAAAAAATTAAAGTATTAAATCCAGGAGAAATTTTTTATTTGGAGGAAATATGGAAAAAATAGCTCTTGGAAAATATGCAAAAATGAATAGATTAAGTAGAGCAGAGGTCATAAAACTTATTGTTACTAAAAAATTAAAAAGTGAAGAGATAATCGAAAATGGAAGAAAAAAGATATATATATTGATAGATGATAGTGATTATAAAAAATATAATTCAACCAAAAAAGATATAATAAAAGAGTTTTTAAATAAAAACTTTGATTCTTTTAGTGGTGATTTAGAAGAATTGAAAAAAAGAGATTTCAAAATATTAAAAATATTTAAAGATAAGGATAACTATTTTGCTATTATCGATGTAAATGGGGAGTTGAATTTACTAAAAATTTATGAAAAAGAGGAAAAATTTTATCTTAATTTTTTAAAAAGATTTAAGTAAATGTTTCTATTTATTATCAATCTTGATTATAATCAAATTTTAGTTTAATTTTTTTAGATATTATCCCTTAAAAAAATAGGCTTTAATATGAAAAAATTTTTGATTTTATTGATTGCTCTATTTTTATATTCTCAAGATTTTACACCTAGCAAAGTATGTAAAGGTTGCCATCCTGTAATTTATAAAGAGTATAAAAACTCTATGCATTTTAAATCAACAATATTTAGAGATGAAATACATAAAAAAGTTTTTATAAAACATCCTTTATATAAAAAAAACTCTTATAAATGTGCAAAATGCCATTCTCCTACCGATAAGACTCTTTTAAAAAATATTGCCTTACATAAAAAAGCTCTTCCAGATATAAAAAGTATAGGTCAAAAAGAGGCAATTTCATGTGCCTATTGCCATAGAATAAAAAATATTGAAAAACATGCAAAAATGAATAAAAATATAATAAATGAAAAAGGTAAATATTTTTATGCGTATGATGAAAATATTAAAGGAGTAAAAAAATATAAAATAAAAAGCGGCATTTTTAATACAATAGAAGGCTCACCTTTCCATATTATAGATGGAAAAAATGAGATTTATAAAAATGGTAAGGTTTGTATGGGTTGCCATTCACATAAACAAAATTCTCATGGTTTAGAAGTATGTAAAACTGATTATGATAATAAAAGCAAAAAAAACTGTATAGATTGTCATATGCCAAAAATTTTAGGAAGTTTTGTAAACCATAAAGATACAAAAACTCATAGATATCATGGTTTTGCAGGAATTTTTAATAATCCAGAATATTTAAAAAAATATATAGAAGTTAAAGTAGTAAATAGGTCTCCTCTTATTATAAGAGTTAAAAATAAAACATCACATAATCTTTTGTTGCATCCTTTGAGAGTATTGGCTTTAAAAGTTTATATATATGAAAAAGAAAAATTAGTAAAAATTTTAGAAGAAAGATTTTTTAAACAGTTTGGAAAAGATGGTAAAAAAGCCGCAATATGGGAAGCTAACGAAGTTTTGAAAGATAATACTATTAAAGCAAATAAGACAAAAGATATAAATTTTTTAATAGATTCAAAAAACAGGAAAATAAAAATAGAGTTAGGATTTTATGTAGTCAATCCAAAAATAGCAAAAAAACTAAGACTGAATAGATTTTCAAAATTTAAGATATTAAAAATAATAGAATTATAAAAACATTACAGCCCCAGTTTAGGGCTGCTTTTAATTAGCTATTTGAATCAGCTTTTATATATTCTGGTTTAATTGTCTCTTTTTCACCATCTTCAAACCAGTATGGATTTACATATTCGCTTGCGTAACTTATTGCTGCAAATGCCAATAAAGCTAAAGTTAACTTTTTCATTTTTACTCCTTTTTTTTGAATATGAGAATTATACTCATTTTTACTTAAATAAGACTTATTTTATCCTATTTAAATTTTTAATCTATATTTTAGTAAAATTTAAAAAATTTTAAAGGAAGTAAATGAGTTTTTACAAAAAAGTTTTTACATACACTTTGGCAATACTTTTACTTATGATTGCTTGGAGGCTAATTCCTTTTTTAGAGATAGCTATAAGTGCTCAGCCTAAACCAGTTACGCCAAGAGGTGAATTAAGCCCAATTGAAAAAACAAATATAGAGATTTTTGAAAAAAGCAAAGATAGTGTTGTTTATATTTCTACATTAGAGCAAGTTGTAGATCTTTGGAGTTTAAGTGTTTTTAATATCCCAAAAGGAACAGGTAGCGGCTTTGTTTGGGATAAATTTGGTCATATTGTAACAAATTTTCATGTAATTGAAGGGGCAAGTGAGGCAAGAGTTAGGCTTAGCAATGGACAAGATTACAAGGCTATTCTAATTGGAGCCGATCCATCTCATGATTTAGCTGTTTTGAAAATAAATCCTGTCCCAGGCGTTATGAAACCTATAATTATAGGTACTTCTAAAGATTTAAAAGTAGGGCAACTTGTATATGCTATTGGAAATCCTTTTGGTCTTGATTGGACAATGACAAGTGGAATCATATCTGCTCTTGATAGAGTTATTGATGAAGAAAATGGTGCAAAAATAAAGCATGCAATTCAAACAGATGCTGCCATCAATCCTGGCAATTCTGGAGGACCTCTTCTTGATAGTGCAGGAAGAGTGATTGGAGTAAATACTGCAATTTATAGTCCAAGTGGAGCATATGCTGGCATAGGCTTTGCTATACCGATAGATTTAGTAAATAAAGTTGTATCTCAGTTAATAGCCTATGGAAGATATAAAAGGGCAGATATTGGAATAGAGAGTGATGATAGAATCAATAGACTTTTAAAAAAGAGATTTAATATAGAAGGCGTTGCAATACTTGGTATAAAACCAGGAAGTAGTGCTTATGAAGCAGGTTTAATCCCAGCAAAAATATATCCAGATGGTAGAATCATTTTTGGAGACATTATCATAGAAGCTGATGGTAAAAAGGTTGCCTCTTTAAAAGATTTAGATGAGATTTTAGAAGAAAAAAATATAGGAGATACAATTATCTTAACAGTAAAAAGAGGGGAAAAAGTTTTAAAAATATCCGTTATTTTAAAATAGAGAGATATAAAATCTCTCTATTTTAGTTTAAATTGATCTATAAATTCTTGAATATCTTCATATAGTGCTTGAAGATCCTCTTCATGCTCCACCTCATCAGCCAAAATTTGGCTTACAATATCATATGTAACTATATCTTTTCCTTGTGTGATTTCAGCAATTTTGCTATAAACATCTATAGCACACTGTTCTCCCTTAATAGCTTGTTCTAAAACTTTTAAAACATCTGGATTTGTTGGCGCTTCATAGGCACAATTTGCATATGTAAACCAATCTTTTGGATGAATCAGTGGCTCGCCTCCAAGCTGTAAAATACGATCAGCTACCATTGTTGCATGTCTTAGTTCATCTGCCGCATGTTGATTTAGCTCAGCTACTACGCCATCTTTCATAATTCCTTTTACAACTTTTGCTTCAATAAAATATTGATAATATGCAAGCCACTCATCAGCATACGCTTTATTTAATAAAGCTATAACCTCATCTGCCTCAATACCTTTTAATATACTTATCCCTTTTCTTGCCATTTTTTATCCTTTCGTTACGTCTTCACATTTTTTCTTAAAATATTCACTATCAGCTTTACAAAGTGGGCAGTTTTTAGGTGGTTTTTTTCCTCTATGCACATGACCGCACACTTCGCATACCCACTCTTCTTCCTCTTCACTATTAAAAAATCCTTCAGCTTCCAAAGCTTCTATTAACTCTCTATACTCTTTTTCATGTTCAACTTCTACTTTTCCTATAGCTTTAAGCATTCTGGCAATCTCATTTAACCCTTCCTCTTTTGCTATTTTAGCAAAGTTAGGATACATAATCTCATGTTCATATTTTTCACCCTCGGCTGCATATTCAAGATTTTTTCTTGTAGTATCAAGTTCAACATTATTAACAAGTTTGTTATAGGCTTTAAATTCAGCCATTGCATGATATTTCTCATTATCCGCTGCTTCTTGAAAAAATCTTGCAATTCTGTGATAACCCTCTTCAAATGCGATTTGAGCAAAAAACTCATATTTGTTTCTTGCCATAGATTCACCTGCAAAAGCTTTCATTAAATTTACAGCTGTAAGATTTTCTGTAATACACTCCATCTCTTCCCCACAACAAACAAGAGTTCCACCTCCAACTTTTTGCACTTCAACTTCATTTCCACATTTATTGCATCTGTATGTTTCATACTCTCTCATTTTTTTACCTTTCATAATAATATTAAAGGAAAAATTTTTTCCTTTGAGAAATTATTGCATTAATATCCTTAGAAAAAAATTAAATAAAGAAAAAAATTATCAATTAAAATAAAATATGTAAGAGAATTATTATTATTTGACAAAAAAATAAAATTAGTGTATAAGCATAAATAAATATTATTTTATAGGGGGAAATCAATGAAAGGGTTAAATTATCAAGAGCTTCTTAAAAAATATGATCTTAAAGCTACTCCGCAAAGGGTTATATTTTTAAATGAGTTAGAAAAAAATGGACATTTAAGTATCGAGGAACTTGAAGAGAAAATCAAAAAAATCATTCCTTCAGTTTCAACAGCGACAATTTATAAAAATATTAATGCAATGGTTGAAAAGGGACTATTAAGTGAAGTTAAACTTCCAAACAGTAAAAATAGATATGAAATAACAAAAGATTCCCATGCTCATTTTATATGTGAAAAATGTTCAAAAGTTGAAGATTTATATATTGATGATGAATGTTTAAAAAACAATATTGATAAAAATATAGTAATAAATGATATAGATATAGTTATAAAAGGTATATGTGAGGAGTGTAGCAAGAAAGAGCTATAGATTAAATTTTGCCACTACAGGGGCATGGTCACTTGGAGTAGGTTTTCTTCTCCTTCTTGTCCACATATCAACATCTATTGATTCACACTTTGCTGATAACTGCTTTGAGGATAAAATATAATCTATTCTCATTCCCTCATCTCTCCAAACAGCACCACTCATATAATCCCACCATGTAAATCCATGACTTTCTGGATGAAATTTTCTATAAAGATCTATTAAACCTATAGATAAAAAATCTTCAAAAGCTTCTCTTTCATCATCCATAAAACCAATAGTTCCTCTTAATATTTCTGGCTCCCACACATCAATATCTTCCCTTGCAATATTCATATCGCCAACTACACAGAAAAGATCATTTTCAAGATCAAAACTATTTTTTATATAATCTTTTAAAAATTTGTAAAATTCAAGTTTATATGTATGTTTTGGTCCTTCAATATCTCCATGAGGTGCATACACATTCATAATATCTATACCACTTATTTTTGCTCTTATAAATCTTTTTTCTTGGTCAAACTTTTCATTATTAAAGCCTTTTTGAATATTTTCAAAACCAAGTTTTGAACAGATTGCAACTCCATTATATGCTTTTTGTCCATAAACTTCACATTCATATCCTATATCATTAAAATCTTTGAAAGGAAAATTTTTCTCTTCACATTTAATCTCTTGAAAACATAAAACATCTATATCTACTTTTTCAGTTAACCATCTTATAATAAGATCTTTTCTTGCTCTAATTGAGTTGACATTAAATGTTGCTATTGTCATTTTCTTCCTTTTTTAAGCTCTCTAATATTGTTTTATTTAAATCCTCTTTTTTATAATTTTTATCCTCTTCTTTTTTTGAAGGTTTCCTAAATTCTAAATATGTTCCCATAAGTCCCACAATTAAAATAAAAACAAATATTAAAATTTTACTTAAATCACCCTCTTTTAATTCCATTATTTTAAGTCCTTTAAAAGTTTTGGGTATATAAAAGATTTTAAGACCATTTCATCGAGATTTTCTCCAGATAGTTCAATAACAGAAGATTTTTTTACATCAATATTTATATATTTGCAACCAAGGATATTTGATACAATTTGTGAGATATCTGGTTCATGCCCAACAAGAGCAATATTTTCATAATCAATATATTCTTGTAACAAAATATTTATATCTATATAGGATGCTCCGGGATTTAACAGTTTTGATGTAGTAAAGATTGAGTTTGGATAATATTGACTTAAAATTTCAGCTGTTTCATAGGCTCTTTT
Coding sequences:
- a CDS encoding MBL fold metallo-hydrolase, translating into MLLYSIKKIDFKNSDKYKLIYINGRFFSNMDSSKHLTFLNILKWKIKSFDLFDFSSQKSCLEIDKNLKSLNDEKDKIVWLTHSTIYIKVNKKDILIDPVFEDFIGYKRYVKSPYRYDDFKNIDIVLVSHSHYDHCDKRSLKNLFIKFNPLFVLPKFLNILPDKVKKVDLLWFESVNFENFKIVFLPSYHWRRRGLFDKNRSLWGSFLIDTGKITIYFAGDSGYNTHFKDIGENFNIDIAILPIGAYKPSFIMRPSHLNPKEALLAFKDLNAKLFIPVHYGTFKLSDEPLCEPIEVLKKIAKDEKIKVLNPGEIFYLEEIWKK
- a CDS encoding multiheme c-type cytochrome, which encodes MKKFLILLIALFLYSQDFTPSKVCKGCHPVIYKEYKNSMHFKSTIFRDEIHKKVFIKHPLYKKNSYKCAKCHSPTDKTLLKNIALHKKALPDIKSIGQKEAISCAYCHRIKNIEKHAKMNKNIINEKGKYFYAYDENIKGVKKYKIKSGIFNTIEGSPFHIIDGKNEIYKNGKVCMGCHSHKQNSHGLEVCKTDYDNKSKKNCIDCHMPKILGSFVNHKDTKTHRYHGFAGIFNNPEYLKKYIEVKVVNRSPLIIRVKNKTSHNLLLHPLRVLALKVYIYEKEKLVKILEERFFKQFGKDGKKAAIWEANEVLKDNTIKANKTKDINFLIDSKNRKIKIELGFYVVNPKIAKKLRLNRFSKFKILKIIEL
- a CDS encoding S1C family serine protease encodes the protein MSFYKKVFTYTLAILLLMIAWRLIPFLEIAISAQPKPVTPRGELSPIEKTNIEIFEKSKDSVVYISTLEQVVDLWSLSVFNIPKGTGSGFVWDKFGHIVTNFHVIEGASEARVRLSNGQDYKAILIGADPSHDLAVLKINPVPGVMKPIIIGTSKDLKVGQLVYAIGNPFGLDWTMTSGIISALDRVIDEENGAKIKHAIQTDAAINPGNSGGPLLDSAGRVIGVNTAIYSPSGAYAGIGFAIPIDLVNKVVSQLIAYGRYKRADIGIESDDRINRLLKKRFNIEGVAILGIKPGSSAYEAGLIPAKIYPDGRIIFGDIIIEADGKKVASLKDLDEILEEKNIGDTIILTVKRGEKVLKISVILK
- a CDS encoding ferritin-like domain-containing protein — its product is MARKGISILKGIEADEVIALLNKAYADEWLAYYQYFIEAKVVKGIMKDGVVAELNQHAADELRHATMVADRILQLGGEPLIHPKDWFTYANCAYEAPTNPDVLKVLEQAIKGEQCAIDVYSKIAEITQGKDIVTYDIVSQILADEVEHEEDLQALYEDIQEFIDQFKLK
- a CDS encoding ferritin family protein translates to MREYETYRCNKCGNEVEVQKVGGGTLVCCGEEMECITENLTAVNLMKAFAGESMARNKYEFFAQIAFEEGYHRIARFFQEAADNEKYHAMAEFKAYNKLVNNVELDTTRKNLEYAAEGEKYEHEIMYPNFAKIAKEEGLNEIARMLKAIGKVEVEHEKEYRELIEALEAEGFFNSEEEEEWVCEVCGHVHRGKKPPKNCPLCKADSEYFKKKCEDVTKG
- a CDS encoding Fur family transcriptional regulator; its protein translation is MKGLNYQELLKKYDLKATPQRVIFLNELEKNGHLSIEELEEKIKKIIPSVSTATIYKNINAMVEKGLLSEVKLPNSKNRYEITKDSHAHFICEKCSKVEDLYIDDECLKNNIDKNIVINDIDIVIKGICEECSKKEL
- the xth gene encoding exodeoxyribonuclease III — protein: MTIATFNVNSIRARKDLIIRWLTEKVDIDVLCFQEIKCEEKNFPFKDFNDIGYECEVYGQKAYNGVAICSKLGFENIQKGFNNEKFDQEKRFIRAKISGIDIMNVYAPHGDIEGPKHTYKLEFYKFLKDYIKNSFDLENDLFCVVGDMNIAREDIDVWEPEILRGTIGFMDDEREAFEDFLSIGLIDLYRKFHPESHGFTWWDYMSGAVWRDEGMRIDYILSSKQLSAKCESIDVDMWTRRRRKPTPSDHAPVVAKFNL
- a CDS encoding SixA phosphatase family protein; its protein translation is MKLLFIRHAKALKRDEWSDDDLLRPLSEKGIKVSKEFFSKLPKIFDIDIIISSKAKRAYETAEILSQYYPNSIFTTSKLLNPGASYIDINILLQEYIDYENIALVGHEPDISQIVSNILGCKYINIDVKKSSVIELSGENLDEMVLKSFIYPKLLKDLK